Proteins from a genomic interval of Balaenoptera acutorostrata chromosome 21, mBalAcu1.1, whole genome shotgun sequence:
- the IDO1 gene encoding indoleamine 2,3-dioxygenase 1, translating to MAPDKSSPVENSWKIFEEYHIDEAVGFALPNPLEELPHPYDAWISIAKNLPELIKNGQLRAEVEKLTTFSIDGLQGHKSQRLAHLVLGYITMAYVWGEGDGDVRKVLPSNIAVPYCKVSEKLGLPPILVYADCVLANWKKKDPSGPMTYENMDILFSFPGGDCGKGFFLVSLVVETAAASAIKVIPIIFNAIQREDPDTLQKALLDITSCLHKALAMFHQIHEYVDPDLFFNVLRIYLSGWKGNPLLSEGLLYEGVWDTPKKFAGGSAAQSSIFQCFDILLGIQHTVGGVPSDSAAKFLQEMRTYMPSAHQNFLRSLESGPSVRKFVLSKGDATLQEIYNECVQAMVSLRDYHLQIVVKYIVIPASRPSKKKQTSKEPSEPKSKGTGGTDIMDFLKTVRSTTVNSLLKED from the exons GAGGAGCTACCTCACCCTTATGATGCCTGGATTTCCATTGCTAAAAATCTGCCTGAACTGATTAAGAATGGCCAACTACGTGCAGAAGTTGAGAAG TTAACAACCTTCAGCATTGACGGCCTCCAAGGACACAAGTCACAGCGCCTTGCACATCTGGTTCTGGGGTATATCACCATGGCGTACGTGTGGGGTGAAGGTGATGGAGATGTCCGGAAG GTCTTGCCAAGCAATATTGCTGTTCCTTACTGCAAGGTATCTGAGAAGCTAGGACTGCCCCCTATTCTGGTTTATGCAGATTGTGTCTTggcaaactggaagaaaaaggaTCCCAGTGG GCCCATGACTTATGA GAACATGGACATCCTATTCTCGTTCCCTGGCGGGGACTGTGGTAAAGGGTTCTTCCTGGTCTCTCTGGTGGTGGAAACAGCAGCTGCTTCTGCAATCAAA gtgatccCCATTATATTTAATGCAATACAACGTGAAGACCCAGATACTTTGCAAAAGGCATTGCTTGATATAACTTCTTGTCTGCACAAAGCCCTTGCAATGTTTCACCAAATTCATG AATATGTGGACCCAGACCTATTTTTCAATGTTCTTCGCATATACTTATCTGG CTGGAAAGGCAACCCTTTGCTGTCAGAGGGTCTGCTGTATGAAGGTGTCTGGGACACCCCAAAGAAGTTTGCCGGGGGCAGTGCAGCCCAAAGCAGCATCTTTCAGTGCTTTGATATTCTGCTGGGCATTCAGCATACTGTTGGTGGAG TTCCTTCAGACTCTGCTGCTAAATTCCTCCAGGAAATGAGAACATATATGCCATCAGCTCACCAGAACTTTCTTCGCTCATTAGAGTCAGGCCCCTCGGTCCGTAAGTTTGTCCTTTCAAAAGGTGATGCCACCCTGCAGGAAATTTATAATGAATGTGTGCAAGCCATGGTCTCTCTGAGAGACTACCATTTGCAAATAGTAGTTAAGTACATTGTGATTCCTGCAAGCCGGCCatccaagaaaaaacaaacctcGAAAGAGCCTTCAGAACCAAAAAGTAAAGGAACTGGAGGCACCGATATCATGGATTTTCTAAAGACTGTAAGAAGTACAACTGTGAATTCCCTGTTGAAGGAAGATTAA